One part of the Mariniflexile litorale genome encodes these proteins:
- a CDS encoding metallophosphoesterase family protein encodes MSIYAIGDIHGGLKALIQVLNKVEVKEEDTLIFVGDYVDGWSESAQVIEFLIDVSEEVTCVFIKGNHDVWCEKWLETGDVNPTWYMHGGKETMDSYESYSDEEKIEHLEFFQKMPLYHIDKENRLFLHAGFTSMHGVEKEVFKETFYFDRTLWEMALTLEQSSIKEDSPMFPNRLKHYKEIFIGHTPTTNFNHDEPMHAYNVWNIDTGAAFKGKITVMNIETKAFHQSDELPGLYPNEKGRNKV; translated from the coding sequence ATGAGCATATATGCTATTGGTGATATTCATGGAGGGTTAAAAGCCTTGATACAGGTGTTAAACAAAGTAGAAGTTAAAGAAGAAGATACGCTTATTTTTGTGGGCGATTATGTAGATGGATGGAGTGAATCTGCACAAGTTATTGAGTTTTTGATAGATGTTTCAGAAGAAGTAACTTGTGTTTTTATCAAAGGAAATCATGATGTTTGGTGTGAAAAATGGTTAGAAACTGGAGATGTAAATCCAACTTGGTATATGCATGGTGGTAAAGAAACTATGGATAGTTATGAGTCTTATTCCGATGAAGAGAAAATAGAGCATTTAGAATTTTTTCAAAAAATGCCCCTATATCATATTGATAAAGAAAACCGATTGTTTCTTCATGCTGGTTTTACCTCCATGCACGGTGTAGAAAAAGAAGTATTTAAAGAGACTTTTTATTTTGATAGAACGCTGTGGGAAATGGCTTTGACTTTGGAACAATCCTCTATTAAAGAAGATTCGCCTATGTTTCCTAATCGTTTAAAACACTACAAAGAAATCTTTATTGGGCATACGCCTACCACTAATTTTAATCATGACGAACCGATGCATGCTTATAATGTTTGGAATATTGATACAGGTGCTGCCTTTAAAGGAAAAATTACCGTTATGAACATTGAAACCAAGGCATTCCATCAAAGTGATGAACTACCTGGTTTATATCCAAATGAAAAAGGAAGGAATAAAGTTTAG